A single region of the Latilactobacillus curvatus JCM 1096 = DSM 20019 genome encodes:
- a CDS encoding ECF transporter S component, whose amino-acid sequence MQVSKVRTMIGVAMLGAISFVVMFFEFPIILAFPFLKIDFSDVIILLGTFVYGPIGGMGVALIRSTLHFIMTGASLPSLVGDFAGVLASICYLLPFYYLFKRQSNVLVGQAIAGVAGAVSMTIFMSFANWLFILPLYIKLMGLNLGMSTTKYILFGLVPFNLIKGALVTVVFAVLYLRILPWLKQHMQKPIAK is encoded by the coding sequence ATGCAAGTTTCAAAAGTTCGTACGATGATTGGGGTCGCAATGCTAGGGGCAATTTCATTTGTCGTCATGTTTTTCGAATTTCCAATTATTCTCGCATTTCCGTTTTTAAAAATTGATTTTAGTGACGTGATTATCCTGTTAGGGACGTTCGTTTACGGACCAATTGGAGGAATGGGGGTCGCATTGATTCGCTCGACGCTTCATTTCATTATGACCGGTGCTAGCTTACCGAGTTTGGTCGGCGACTTTGCCGGTGTCTTGGCGTCAATCTGCTACTTGTTACCATTCTATTATTTATTCAAGCGTCAATCGAACGTTTTAGTAGGTCAAGCAATTGCTGGTGTTGCGGGGGCTGTCAGCATGACGATCTTCATGTCATTTGCTAACTGGCTTTTCATTTTACCGCTCTATATTAAATTGATGGGTTTGAACTTAGGAATGTCGACTACCAAATACATTCTATTTGGATTAGTACCGTTTAATTTAATTAAAGGTGCACTCGTAACGGTGGTGTTTGCCGTTTTATATTTACGGATTTTACCATGGCTAAAACAACATATGCAAAAACCAATTGCCAAATAA
- a CDS encoding ferredoxin, whose amino-acid sequence MLYSQVIPERCIACGLCQLKAPDLFDYDQEGIAFFKPDHNQGTTPIEDPKERIAFKTAYTACPTGAIVRQSTPFLS is encoded by the coding sequence ATGCTCTATAGTCAAGTCATCCCGGAACGCTGTATCGCCTGCGGTCTCTGCCAGCTAAAGGCGCCCGACTTATTCGATTACGATCAAGAAGGGATCGCCTTTTTTAAACCCGATCATAATCAGGGAACGACGCCAATTGAAGATCCTAAAGAACGAATTGCGTTTAAAACCGCCTACACCGCCTGTCCAACTGGTGCGATTGTACGCCAATCAACGCCATTTTTATCGTAG
- a CDS encoding helix-turn-helix domain-containing protein has translation MMLMAYLLCLLAPEKRRYQAIYYTLIGKRTTSNLYAGLAYGLLKWLQIYPNLEQAQFQAELKRLQQNGWIEIDERYVWLTATGQQKQAEWQPQLVWPTHYEGPQMGHLPQFTARFMLAVQIVSEYHYQNTQYYPLETSMKDRVLVVSWFKRHKATINFSSQFQLELAQLLDQLDPQQADLVANQLIGHQVLGKSHQQLAQALDSPSLTVRVRTIDAFAQILGLLLAHQTTYPLLNELVDQAETQLSQSTLQTWQLIQQGASVEKISRQRRVKIGTIKEHLLETAMLLPRFPFEQFLKDATTQKLARLMTEQPSLSYNEAQTALPGLDFFEYRLYQIQRQVNAQ, from the coding sequence ATGATGTTAATGGCGTATCTACTATGCTTGTTGGCGCCTGAGAAAAGGCGGTATCAAGCAATCTACTATACCTTAATTGGTAAACGAACTACTTCAAATCTGTATGCCGGTTTAGCATATGGATTATTAAAATGGCTCCAAATTTATCCTAATCTAGAACAGGCACAATTTCAAGCAGAATTAAAACGACTTCAGCAAAATGGTTGGATTGAAATCGATGAGCGGTATGTTTGGTTGACTGCTACCGGGCAACAAAAACAAGCTGAATGGCAGCCGCAATTAGTTTGGCCGACGCACTATGAAGGCCCACAGATGGGTCACTTACCCCAATTCACTGCTCGTTTTATGTTGGCCGTTCAAATTGTGTCGGAATATCATTATCAAAATACGCAGTACTATCCATTGGAAACGAGTATGAAGGACCGCGTGTTGGTGGTCAGTTGGTTTAAGCGGCATAAGGCAACCATCAATTTTAGCAGTCAATTCCAGCTAGAATTGGCGCAATTACTTGACCAGTTAGATCCGCAACAAGCCGATCTTGTGGCAAATCAACTGATCGGACATCAAGTCTTGGGCAAAAGCCACCAACAACTGGCGCAAGCCTTAGATAGCCCATCCTTGACAGTTCGTGTGCGGACCATCGACGCCTTTGCTCAAATTTTAGGGCTTTTATTGGCGCACCAAACGACTTATCCGCTATTGAATGAATTAGTGGATCAGGCTGAAACGCAATTGAGTCAGAGTACGTTACAGACCTGGCAATTGATCCAACAAGGGGCGAGTGTTGAAAAAATCAGCCGCCAGCGCCGGGTTAAGATCGGAACGATTAAAGAACACCTTTTAGAAACCGCGATGTTACTCCCACGGTTTCCGTTTGAACAATTCTTAAAGGATGCAACTACACAAAAACTAGCTAGATTGATGACTGAACAGCCATCGCTCAGCTATAATGAAGCACAAACCGCACTCCCCGGTCTAGATTTCTTTGAGTATCGGCTTTATCAAATTCAAAGGCAGGTGAACGCCCAATGA
- a CDS encoding RecQ family ATP-dependent DNA helicase yields MSTDELIYKTLKERFGYETFKPGQLEVIQSVLAGQATLAVLPTGTGKSLCYQLPAYLLGHTTVIISPLIALMQDQVAQLNYQGEKKAVAINSNLEPRQKHALLRQLPQYRFVFMAPETISQPAVIQALQQCQIDLLVIDEAHCISQWGIDFRPDYLVLAQIKHQLNPGATLALTATADAQVRHDILAKLDLQSANRIITSVDRPNIYLGVSQQADEASKHAFLQQLVTESQGPGIIYFSSRQKTVEIAAFLQQKTAMRVAYYHAALSPQERFIIQQQFMQGQLDVICATNAFGMGINKANIRYVIHYHLPQNIESYLQEVGRAGRDGQPAYAMLLATPQDTYLQQSLVSFGIPEAGLIRRFYQEPTLFKQSQGNEFELLRRYQQIGMDEQAVSELLQNRQKEKRFALQTMVDYLNLQGCRRQFIVNYFDEQPQQVAHADQCCGQQDSTVFLGKFNLKTLTDDKSPKIDGLDHWDGILKQLF; encoded by the coding sequence ATGAGCACGGATGAACTGATTTATAAAACGCTAAAAGAGCGGTTTGGCTATGAGACATTTAAGCCAGGACAATTAGAAGTGATTCAATCTGTTTTGGCGGGCCAAGCGACTTTGGCGGTTTTGCCGACCGGGACGGGAAAATCATTATGTTATCAATTACCAGCCTATCTTTTGGGCCATACCACTGTCATTATTTCACCTTTAATTGCATTGATGCAAGATCAGGTCGCACAGTTGAATTACCAAGGTGAAAAAAAGGCAGTCGCGATTAATTCAAATTTGGAACCGCGGCAAAAGCATGCGTTATTGCGACAATTGCCACAGTATCGTTTCGTGTTTATGGCGCCTGAAACGATAAGCCAGCCGGCGGTCATTCAAGCACTACAACAATGCCAGATTGATTTATTGGTCATCGATGAAGCCCACTGTATTTCACAATGGGGGATTGATTTTCGGCCGGATTATTTAGTGCTTGCGCAAATCAAGCACCAATTAAATCCGGGGGCAACGCTCGCACTAACTGCAACAGCTGATGCACAGGTTCGGCATGATATTTTAGCCAAGCTAGATTTGCAGTCGGCCAATAGGATTATTACGTCGGTTGATCGTCCTAATATTTACTTAGGGGTGAGTCAACAAGCGGATGAAGCGAGTAAGCACGCCTTTTTGCAACAATTGGTAACTGAGAGTCAGGGGCCCGGGATTATTTATTTTTCAAGTCGTCAAAAGACCGTCGAGATTGCGGCTTTTTTGCAACAAAAGACAGCGATGCGAGTTGCCTATTATCACGCAGCGCTTTCGCCACAGGAGCGCTTCATTATTCAACAACAGTTTATGCAAGGGCAGTTGGACGTAATCTGCGCAACGAATGCATTTGGAATGGGGATTAATAAAGCCAATATTCGCTATGTGATTCACTATCATTTACCGCAAAATATCGAAAGTTATCTACAAGAAGTCGGTCGTGCAGGGCGCGATGGCCAACCAGCCTATGCAATGTTGTTAGCAACACCGCAAGATACGTATCTGCAACAGTCGTTAGTGTCATTTGGGATTCCTGAAGCTGGATTGATTCGGCGTTTCTATCAAGAACCGACATTATTTAAACAAAGCCAAGGCAACGAGTTTGAATTATTACGGCGGTATCAGCAAATTGGGATGGATGAACAGGCCGTTAGTGAACTGTTACAGAATCGGCAAAAAGAAAAGCGTTTTGCGCTTCAAACAATGGTTGATTATTTAAACTTACAAGGCTGTCGGCGGCAATTTATTGTGAACTATTTTGACGAGCAACCCCAACAGGTTGCCCATGCTGATCAATGTTGTGGTCAACAGGATTCAACGGTCTTTTTAGGAAAATTTAATTTAAAAACGTTAACTGATGATAAATCCCCTAAAATAGACGGGTTAGACCATTGGGACGGTATTTTGAAGCAATTGTTTTAG